From a single Raphanus sativus cultivar WK10039 chromosome 3, ASM80110v3, whole genome shotgun sequence genomic region:
- the LOC108846160 gene encoding endoglucanase 19 isoform X1, giving the protein MGSSTCTISVLLFLGLVQFAVSGHDYKQALSKSILFFEAQRSGHLPPNQRVSWRSHSGLNDGKSSGVDLVGGYYDAGDNVKFGLPMAFTVTTMCWSIIEYGGQLESNGELGNAIDAVKWGTDYFIKAHPEPNVLYAEVGDGKSDHYCWQRPEEMTTDRRAYRIDRNNPGSDLAGETAAAMAAASIVFLRSDPSYSAELLRHAHELFEFADKYRGKYDSSITVAQKYYGSVSGYNDELLWAAAWLYQATNDKNYLDYLGKNGDSMGGTGWSMREFGWDVKYAGVQTLVAKILMQGKAGEHTGVFGRYQEKAEQFMCSMLGKSTKNIQKTPGGLIFRQRWNNMQFVTSASFLAAVYSDFLSSSKRNLRCSQGNMSPSQLLDFSKSQVDYILGDNPRGTSYMVGYGHNYPRQVHHRGSSIVSFKVDQKFVTCRGGYAKWYSRKTSDPNVLTGALVGGPDAYDNFADDRNNYEQTEPTTYNNAPLLGVLARLISGPTGFDQLLPGVSPTPSPVIIKPAPAPKRKPTTPPAASSPSSITISQKMTSSWMNEGKVYYRYSTKLTNRSTKTLKNLKISITKLYGPIWGVTKTGNSYGFPSWMQSLPAGKSMEFVYIHSASPANVLVQNYSLE; this is encoded by the exons ATGGGTTCTTCCACTTGCACCATTTcagttcttctttttcttgGGTTAGTTCAATTTGCAGTTTCGGGGCACGACTATAAACAAGCTCTGAGTAAAAGCATTCTCTTCTTTGAAGCTCAGAGATCAGGACACCTCCCTCCCAATCAGAGAGTTTCTTGGCGATCTCACTCAGGTCTTAACGACGGCAAATCCAGCGGC GTGGATTTAGTGGGAGGGTATTATGACGCCGGAGACAATGTGAAATTTGGGCTGCCAATGGCTTTCACGGTGACGACAATGTGTTGGAGCATCATAGAATACGGTGGCCAGCTAGAATCTAACGGTGAACTTGGCAATGCTATTGACGCCGTTAAGTGGGGAACTGATTATTTCATTAAGGCTCACCCTGAACCTAACGTCCTCTATGCAGAG GTGGGAGATGGTAAGTCGGATCATTACTGCTGGCAAAGACCAGAGGAAATGACCACTGACCGTAGGGCTTACAGGATTGACCGGAATAATCCGGGTTCTGATCTCGCTGGAGAAACCGCTGCCGCAATGGCTGCTGCTTCCATAGTCTTCCTTCGGTCTGATCCATCATACTCTGCCGAGCTACTCCGCCACGCTCATGAG CTATTTGAATTTGCGGACAAATATAGGGGCAAGTACGACAGCAGCATCACGGTGGCACAGAAGTACTATGGCTCAGTCAGCGGTTACAAT GATGAATTACTGTGGGCTGCTGCGTGGTTATACCAAGCAACcaatgataaaaattatttggaTTACCTCGGTAAGAACGGCGACTCAATGGGCGGTACGGGCTGGTCGATGAGGGAGTTTGGTTGGGATGTTAAATACGCCGGTGTCCAGACCCTTGTTGCTAAG attttaatgCAAGGAAAAGCTGGAGAACACACGGGTGTGTTCGGGAGGTACCAAGAGAAAGCAGAACAGTTTATGTGTTCTATGTTAGGAAAAAGTACAAAGAACATTCAGAAAACTCCCGGAGGTTTGATTTTCCGGCAACGGTGGAACAACATGCAGTTCGTCACTAGTGCCTCTTTCTTGGCCGCCGTTTACTCTGATTTTCTCTCTTCCTCCAAAAGAAACCTCCGTTGTTCTCAAGGAAACATGTCTCCATCACAACTCCTTGATTTCTCTAAATCACAG GTGGATTACATCCTCGGAGACAACCCTAGAGGGACGAGCTACATGGTGGGATACGGACATAACTATCCTCGGCAAGTTCATCATCGTGGTTCCTCGATTGTCTCCTTTAAAGTCGATCAAAAGTTCGTGACTTGCCGAGGTGGTTACGCCAAGTGGTACAGCCGCAAGACAAGCGACCCGAACGTCTTGACCGGAGCCCTCGTGGGTGGACCCGACGCCTACGACAACTTTGCTGACGACCGGAACAATTACGAGCAAACCGAGCCGACGACTTATAACAACGCGCCTCTTCTTGGTGTACTAGCTCGGTTAATTTCCGGTCCGACCGGTTTTGACCAGCTACTTCCCG GTGTTAGTCCGACTCCAAGTCCGGTTATTATAAAACCAGCACCGGCACCAAAAAGGAAACCGACTACACCTCCTG CAGCTTCTTCTCCTAGTTCCATTACCATATCACAGAAGATGACGAGCTCATGGATGAACGAGGGAAAAGTTTATTACCGATACTCAACGAAACTAACCAATAGATctacaaaaactttaaaaaatctGAAGATATCAATCACCAAGCTCTATGGTCCAATTTGGGGTGTGACGAAAACCGGAAACTCATATGGTTTTCCTTCATGGATGCAATCATTACCGGCAGGAAAAAGCATGGAATTTGTCTATATCCACTCAGCTTCTCCGGCAAATGTGTTGGTTCAAAATTATTCTTTGGAGTGA
- the LOC130509859 gene encoding elongation factor Ts, mitochondrial-like, translating into MGENIRFRRGFLLSKPSAGVLSAYLHTCPQPGLGRIAGSESTQLETVQRVGSEIAMHVVAAKPLFLSKDLVSSEALANEREILKSQAGSTGNSQMAVEKIVEGRLRPLLFTLVDNLSEEVGSPVKVANFLRVEVGEGIERLEASGEPVAQCGHGV; encoded by the exons ATGGGTGAGAATATCAGATTCAGGAGAGGTTTCTTGCTGTCAAAACCTTCGGCAGGTGTGCTCTCTGCATATCTCCACACGTGTCCCCAACCAG GGTTGGGCCGTATAGCTGGGAGTGAAAGTACTCAACTAGAGACTGTTCAGCGTGTAGGCTCAGAAATAGCCATGCATGTTGTAGCAGCAAAGCCTTTATTTTTAAGCAAAGACCTTGTTTCTTCAGAAGCATTAGCAAATGAACGAGAGATTCTAAAGTCTCAG GCAGGAAGTACAGGCAACTCTCAGATGGCTGTAGAGAAAATAGTGGAAGGCCGTCTCCG GCCATTACTTTTCACACTGGTGGATAATTTGTCAGAGGAAGTGGGTTCTCCTGTGAAGGTAGCCAATTTTCTGAGAGTTGAGGTTGGGGAAGGAATCGAAAG gCTCGAAGCATCTGGTGAACCGGTTGCTCAATGTGGGCATGGTGTTTAG
- the LOC108846160 gene encoding endoglucanase 19 isoform X2 has protein sequence MGSSTCTISVLLFLGLVQFAVSGHDYKQALSKSILFFEAQRSGHLPPNQRVSWRSHSGLNDGKSSGVDLVGGYYDAGDNVKFGLPMAFTVTTMCWSIIEYGGQLESNGELGNAIDAVKWGTDYFIKAHPEPNVLYAEVGDGKSDHYCWQRPEEMTTDRRAYRIDRNNPGSDLAGETAAAMAAASIVFLRSDPSYSAELLRHAHELFEFADKYRGKYDSSITVAQKYYGSVSGYNDELLWAAAWLYQATNDKNYLDYLGKNGDSMGGTGWSMREFGWDVKYAGVQTLVAKILMQGKAGEHTGVFGRYQEKAEQFMCSMLGKSTKNIQKTPGGLIFRQRWNNMQFVTSASFLAAVYSDFLSSSKRNLRCSQGNMSPSQLLDFSKSQVDYILGDNPRGTSYMVGYGHNYPRQVHHRGSSIVSFKVDQKFVTCRGGYAKWYSRKTSDPNVLTGALVGGPDAYDNFADDRNNYEQTEPTTYNNAPLLGVLARLISGPTGFDQLLPGVSPTPSPVIIKPAPAPKRKPTTPPASSPSSITISQKMTSSWMNEGKVYYRYSTKLTNRSTKTLKNLKISITKLYGPIWGVTKTGNSYGFPSWMQSLPAGKSMEFVYIHSASPANVLVQNYSLE, from the exons ATGGGTTCTTCCACTTGCACCATTTcagttcttctttttcttgGGTTAGTTCAATTTGCAGTTTCGGGGCACGACTATAAACAAGCTCTGAGTAAAAGCATTCTCTTCTTTGAAGCTCAGAGATCAGGACACCTCCCTCCCAATCAGAGAGTTTCTTGGCGATCTCACTCAGGTCTTAACGACGGCAAATCCAGCGGC GTGGATTTAGTGGGAGGGTATTATGACGCCGGAGACAATGTGAAATTTGGGCTGCCAATGGCTTTCACGGTGACGACAATGTGTTGGAGCATCATAGAATACGGTGGCCAGCTAGAATCTAACGGTGAACTTGGCAATGCTATTGACGCCGTTAAGTGGGGAACTGATTATTTCATTAAGGCTCACCCTGAACCTAACGTCCTCTATGCAGAG GTGGGAGATGGTAAGTCGGATCATTACTGCTGGCAAAGACCAGAGGAAATGACCACTGACCGTAGGGCTTACAGGATTGACCGGAATAATCCGGGTTCTGATCTCGCTGGAGAAACCGCTGCCGCAATGGCTGCTGCTTCCATAGTCTTCCTTCGGTCTGATCCATCATACTCTGCCGAGCTACTCCGCCACGCTCATGAG CTATTTGAATTTGCGGACAAATATAGGGGCAAGTACGACAGCAGCATCACGGTGGCACAGAAGTACTATGGCTCAGTCAGCGGTTACAAT GATGAATTACTGTGGGCTGCTGCGTGGTTATACCAAGCAACcaatgataaaaattatttggaTTACCTCGGTAAGAACGGCGACTCAATGGGCGGTACGGGCTGGTCGATGAGGGAGTTTGGTTGGGATGTTAAATACGCCGGTGTCCAGACCCTTGTTGCTAAG attttaatgCAAGGAAAAGCTGGAGAACACACGGGTGTGTTCGGGAGGTACCAAGAGAAAGCAGAACAGTTTATGTGTTCTATGTTAGGAAAAAGTACAAAGAACATTCAGAAAACTCCCGGAGGTTTGATTTTCCGGCAACGGTGGAACAACATGCAGTTCGTCACTAGTGCCTCTTTCTTGGCCGCCGTTTACTCTGATTTTCTCTCTTCCTCCAAAAGAAACCTCCGTTGTTCTCAAGGAAACATGTCTCCATCACAACTCCTTGATTTCTCTAAATCACAG GTGGATTACATCCTCGGAGACAACCCTAGAGGGACGAGCTACATGGTGGGATACGGACATAACTATCCTCGGCAAGTTCATCATCGTGGTTCCTCGATTGTCTCCTTTAAAGTCGATCAAAAGTTCGTGACTTGCCGAGGTGGTTACGCCAAGTGGTACAGCCGCAAGACAAGCGACCCGAACGTCTTGACCGGAGCCCTCGTGGGTGGACCCGACGCCTACGACAACTTTGCTGACGACCGGAACAATTACGAGCAAACCGAGCCGACGACTTATAACAACGCGCCTCTTCTTGGTGTACTAGCTCGGTTAATTTCCGGTCCGACCGGTTTTGACCAGCTACTTCCCG GTGTTAGTCCGACTCCAAGTCCGGTTATTATAAAACCAGCACCGGCACCAAAAAGGAAACCGACTACACCTCCTG CTTCTTCTCCTAGTTCCATTACCATATCACAGAAGATGACGAGCTCATGGATGAACGAGGGAAAAGTTTATTACCGATACTCAACGAAACTAACCAATAGATctacaaaaactttaaaaaatctGAAGATATCAATCACCAAGCTCTATGGTCCAATTTGGGGTGTGACGAAAACCGGAAACTCATATGGTTTTCCTTCATGGATGCAATCATTACCGGCAGGAAAAAGCATGGAATTTGTCTATATCCACTCAGCTTCTCCGGCAAATGTGTTGGTTCAAAATTATTCTTTGGAGTGA
- the LOC108844987 gene encoding probable protein phosphatase 2C 54 yields RLIHFFLYIYLGDVGSTSEGTQVPVDSIMADVATNDLDGKTKAGHGVVSVMGRQRAMTTAVSTVVDEIPSYDIFGIFDGLRLAKFYEERLCRLVKEEVTVCHGRGVAADWSKVMRSCFSEEVETVRSTATKAVVTIVGKEEVILLCSGGARAVLYSQGGIALPLCHIHLHQSDVDQNLKIHKRTMIDDFIVLACEGLWEVVSDDDTYRLVKSCLYGKLPDGCKSESSSTKAALILAELAIARGSKENINVIVIELRSSDVS; encoded by the exons CGACTAATACATTTCTTCctctatatatatttaggaGATGTAGGCTCGACATCGGAGGGAACACAGGTCCCTGTCGATTCAATAATGGCTGACGTGGCGACTAACGATCTAGACGGAAAAACAAAGGCCGGCCACGGGGTAGTCTCAGTCATGGGACGGCAGAGAGCTATGACGACCGCTGTTTCCACTGTCGTCGACGAGATCCCTTCTTATGATATTTTCGGTATTTTTGACGGTCTTAGGCTCGCTAAATTCTACGAGGAGAGGCTGTGTCGGCTTGTGAAGGAGGAGGTAACGGTATGCCACGGCCGTGGAGTTGCGGCAGACTGGAGTAAAGTGATGAGATCATGTTTTTCGGAAGAGGTGGAGACTGTGAGGTCTACTGCGACGAAAGCGGTGGTTACTATTGTCGGAAAAGAGGAGGTAATTTTGCTTTGCAGTGGCGGCGCAAGGGCGGTTCTTTACTCTCAAGGCGGAATCGCCTTGCCTCTCTGCCACATCCATCTTCACCAG AGTGATGTAGATCAAAATTTGAAGATCCATAAGCGAACAATGATCGATGATTTCATAGTACTTGCATGCGAAGGCCTATGGGAAGTGGTCTCCGACGACGACACATATCGACTTGTCAAAAGTTGTCTTTACGGAAAATTACCAGACGG ATGTAAAAGTGAATCAAGCTCTACAAAGGCTGCGCTAATCTTAGCAGAGCTTGCAATTGCTAGAGGAAGCAAAGAGAACATAAATGTCATCGTTATTGAGTTGAGGAGTTCTGATGTTTCTTAG
- the LOC130494631 gene encoding elongation factor Ts, mitochondrial-like, with the protein MLAVAQSEGKVAVIELNCETYFVARNDIFKYLALAMAKRALLVGDSSQQVSGVFPFGTELFEELKLNLDHPKVNGETTVSNAVTEVAAIMCENVRFRRGFYHPTSIWHRLSQETSKLVWLNKNLCLIPTGCKESLSKLVSLSRWVHFFKVVLPSNKSKLDSSLSRKTFLSCETFLKRESFFALAMVVFISYLC; encoded by the exons ATGCTTGCGGTTGCTCAGAGTGAAGGGAAAGTTGCTGTGATTGAACTGAACTGCGAGACATACTTTGTTGCTAGAAACGACATTTTCAAGTACTTG GCTTTAGCTATGGCAAAACGTGCTTTGCTGGTTGGAGATAGTTCTCAGCAAGTTTCTGGTGTCTTCCCCTTTGGGACTGAGCTTTTTGAG GAGTTGAAGCTTAATCTCGATCATCCTAAAGTGAATGGTGAAACCACTGTTTCAAACGCTGTTACAGAAGTAGCTGCGATAATGTGTGAGAATGTCAGATTCAGGAGAGGTTTCTACCATCCAACAAGCATATGGCATAGACTTTCTCAAGAGACTTCTAAGCTTGTGTGGTTAAATAAGAACCTGTGTTTGATTCCTACTGGTTGTAAAGAATCTCTTAGCAAGTTGGTTTCTTTAAGCCGTTGGGTGCATTTTTTCAAAGTTGTTTTACCATCCAACAAGTCTAAACTGGATTCAAGTCTTTCTCGAAAGACTTTTCTAAGCTGTGAGACATTTCTCAAAAGAGAGAGTTTTTTTGCTTTAGCCATGGTAGTTTTCATTTCATATCTGTGTTAA